A single genomic interval of bacterium harbors:
- a CDS encoding P-II family nitrogen regulator: MKYIIAIIQPDRLDEVLALLLKKDIQLVTVSNVVGRGRQKGIAEVYRSHKEAGTLLKKVKLEIAVNDEFVKPAMDAITEGARTGRTGDGKIFVFDMHECLRIRTGETGSVAIG, from the coding sequence ATGAAATACATTATCGCGATTATTCAGCCGGATCGATTGGACGAGGTGTTGGCCCTGTTGTTGAAGAAAGACATTCAATTGGTGACCGTTTCCAATGTGGTGGGACGGGGCCGGCAGAAGGGCATCGCCGAGGTGTACCGGAGTCATAAGGAGGCGGGCACCCTGCTGAAGAAGGTGAAACTTGAGATTGCCGTCAACGATGAGTTCGTGAAACCGGCCATGGATGCCATTACGGAAGGGGCGCGGACCGGGCGGACCGGGGATGGTAAAATCTTCGTATTCGACATGCATGAGTGCCTGCGGATCCGCACCGGCGAAACCGGTTCCGTGGCCATCGGGTAA
- a CDS encoding ammonium transporter → MWLTKRWLGFVVVMAGLMPAVLWAGDQVSIATSAGVGPGINGADTVWVLLSAALVMLMTPGLAFFYGGLVRRKNVLSILMQCFMMLSVISLQWVFCGYSLSFGPDLFGIVGSLDWVGLKNVGMEASSYAPTVPHTAFVIFQMMFAVITPALIIGAFAERMRFAAFVVFSILWTTLVYDPVAHWVWGQGGFLGTQGGMGAVDFAGGIVVHINAGMAALAAVIVLGKRKGFPDAISPPHNLPVAVLGAGLLWFGWFGFNAGSALAANHVAVSAFMCTHIAGAAAGLVWSILDWVKFGKPTTLGMITGAVAGLAAVTPGAGYVAVSGAIWIGLLSGIICWLAVTALKAKYQYDDSLDAFGVHGIGGIWGTIAVGIWATRSVNPAGVSGLFYGNPMQLWIQLKAVGITMAYSFVMSLVLFKVVDFVIGLRVKEHEEAIGLDLTQHRESGYTVLD, encoded by the coding sequence ATGTGGTTAACAAAACGTTGGCTGGGGTTTGTGGTGGTGATGGCAGGATTGATGCCGGCGGTGTTATGGGCCGGGGATCAGGTTTCGATTGCGACGTCTGCCGGCGTGGGTCCGGGAATTAATGGGGCCGATACGGTCTGGGTGTTGTTATCAGCCGCCTTGGTGATGCTGATGACGCCAGGACTGGCCTTCTTTTATGGAGGTCTGGTTCGACGGAAGAACGTGCTCTCCATTCTGATGCAGTGCTTCATGATGCTGAGTGTCATCAGTCTGCAATGGGTTTTTTGCGGGTACAGCTTATCCTTTGGTCCTGACCTGTTTGGCATCGTGGGAAGCCTGGATTGGGTGGGGCTGAAGAATGTGGGAATGGAGGCCTCCTCTTATGCCCCCACGGTGCCCCACACCGCCTTCGTGATCTTTCAAATGATGTTTGCGGTGATTACGCCGGCCCTGATCATCGGGGCCTTTGCCGAGCGCATGCGCTTTGCCGCCTTTGTGGTGTTCAGTATTTTGTGGACCACCCTGGTGTATGACCCCGTGGCGCATTGGGTCTGGGGACAGGGCGGCTTCCTGGGCACCCAGGGGGGGATGGGGGCTGTGGATTTTGCCGGCGGGATTGTGGTCCATATCAATGCCGGTATGGCCGCGCTGGCCGCGGTGATTGTATTGGGTAAACGCAAGGGATTCCCGGATGCGATTTCGCCGCCGCATAATCTGCCGGTGGCCGTGCTGGGTGCCGGGTTGCTGTGGTTCGGTTGGTTCGGGTTTAATGCGGGAAGTGCCCTGGCCGCCAATCACGTGGCCGTCAGCGCGTTTATGTGCACCCATATTGCCGGGGCGGCGGCGGGCCTGGTCTGGTCGATTCTGGACTGGGTGAAATTTGGCAAGCCGACGACGCTGGGAATGATCACCGGGGCCGTGGCAGGGCTGGCGGCGGTCACGCCCGGGGCGGGCTATGTGGCGGTATCGGGGGCTATCTGGATCGGTCTGCTGTCCGGGATTATCTGCTGGCTGGCGGTGACCGCTCTCAAGGCGAAATACCAGTATGATGATTCGCTGGACGCCTTCGGGGTTCATGGGATCGGGGGTATCTGGGGTACCATCGCGGTGGGCATCTGGGCCACCCGGTCCGTCAATCCGGCCGGCGTTAGCGGCCTGTTCTATGGCAATCCGATGCAGCTGTGGATCCAGCTCAAGGCGGTGGGCATCACCATGGCCTATTCGTTTGTGATGTCGCTGGTTTTGTTCAAGGTGGTGGACTTTGTCATCGGTTTGCGCGTGAAGGAGCATGAAGAGGCGATTGGACTGGATCTCACCCAGCATCGTGAGTCAGGATATACCGTATTGGATTAA
- a CDS encoding uroporphyrinogen decarboxylase family protein encodes MQPMTGKERFTNTLALKPVDHSPCHEDLWPETHQLWKDTGLLKGDYIEQFKLDLRCGGWPNNTVDLDFKPVVLEETDDTQLILDGNGAQLRRHKKHSATPEHVNFSVTERSTWAEKAKPFLIGTDRRRIAFENYRTTRAQAHKNQEFYCWSGIGPFEMIHPLCGHEHMLVGMALDPDWVKDMVMTYVDLTIRHLEVLFAEEGLPDGAFIYEDMGFKERPFMSPEMYAEIIEPGHKRMFDFFHGKGLKVIVHSCGFIEPLVPGLIRAGMNCLQAMEVKAGMNLPRLAKQYGKQIAFFGGVDARALISNDRAILDAEMDRTIGALMDMDCSYVIHSDHSIPPEVKFETLEYFFERGRRMTAHR; translated from the coding sequence ATGCAACCCATGACCGGAAAAGAACGCTTCACCAATACCTTGGCCCTCAAACCCGTGGATCACAGCCCCTGTCACGAGGATCTCTGGCCCGAAACCCATCAGTTATGGAAAGACACCGGCTTGCTTAAAGGTGATTATATCGAACAGTTCAAACTGGACCTGCGTTGCGGCGGTTGGCCCAACAATACCGTCGACCTTGATTTCAAGCCGGTCGTGCTCGAAGAGACGGACGACACCCAGCTCATCCTGGATGGCAATGGGGCCCAGCTCCGCCGCCACAAAAAACATTCCGCCACCCCGGAGCATGTCAACTTCAGCGTCACCGAACGCAGTACCTGGGCGGAAAAGGCCAAACCGTTCCTGATCGGAACCGACCGGCGCCGCATCGCTTTCGAGAACTACCGGACCACCCGCGCCCAAGCTCATAAAAACCAGGAATTCTACTGCTGGTCCGGAATCGGGCCGTTTGAGATGATCCACCCGCTCTGCGGACACGAACATATGCTGGTGGGCATGGCGCTGGATCCGGACTGGGTCAAAGACATGGTCATGACCTATGTAGACCTGACCATCCGGCACCTTGAAGTCCTCTTCGCCGAGGAAGGTCTTCCCGATGGTGCCTTTATCTACGAGGACATGGGATTCAAGGAACGGCCCTTCATGTCACCGGAAATGTATGCGGAGATCATTGAGCCCGGTCATAAACGCATGTTCGACTTTTTCCACGGAAAGGGCCTGAAGGTCATCGTGCACTCCTGTGGATTTATCGAGCCGCTCGTGCCGGGCTTGATCCGCGCCGGCATGAACTGCCTGCAGGCCATGGAGGTCAAGGCCGGGATGAACCTTCCCCGCCTGGCGAAACAATACGGTAAACAGATCGCCTTTTTCGGCGGCGTCGACGCCCGTGCCCTCATCAGCAATGACCGGGCGATCCTTGATGCGGAAATGGACCGGACCATTGGCGCCCTTATGGATATGGACTGCAGCTATGTGATCCACTCCGACCATTCGATCCCGCCCGAGGTGAAGTTCGAGACCCTGGAATACTTTTTCGAGCGCGGCCGCCGTATGACCGCCCATCGGTAA
- the wrbA gene encoding NAD(P)H:quinone oxidoreductase, with protein MSNVLIVEYSLYGHIYKMAEAVAEGVREVAGCKAIIKRVPETLSDEVLGKMGAIDAQKRMAHVPVVTTDDLVAADAIIFGVPTRFGNMCGQMRQFLDSTGGLWMKGALVGKPGSVFCSSATQHGGQESTILSFHTTLLHQGMIVVGLPYAFAGQMGFAEVTGGSPYGATTITGGQGERMPSENELAGARFQGAHVARIALKLKA; from the coding sequence ATGAGTAACGTTTTAATTGTTGAGTACAGTTTGTATGGACATATCTACAAGATGGCGGAAGCGGTGGCAGAAGGCGTACGCGAAGTAGCCGGTTGCAAGGCCATCATCAAGCGGGTGCCGGAAACCCTTTCGGACGAGGTGTTGGGTAAGATGGGCGCGATTGATGCCCAGAAACGCATGGCGCATGTCCCGGTGGTAACGACCGATGACCTGGTTGCGGCGGATGCCATCATATTCGGGGTACCGACCCGGTTTGGCAATATGTGCGGTCAGATGCGTCAGTTCCTGGATAGCACGGGTGGGCTTTGGATGAAAGGTGCGCTTGTCGGGAAGCCTGGCAGCGTTTTCTGCAGTTCCGCGACCCAGCATGGCGGCCAGGAGTCGACCATCCTCAGTTTCCACACCACGCTGTTGCATCAGGGGATGATCGTCGTGGGGTTGCCGTACGCCTTTGCCGGGCAAATGGGCTTTGCGGAAGTGACCGGGGGCAGTCCTTATGGCGCGACCACCATTACCGGTGGACAGGGCGAACGGATGCCAAGCGAGAACGAATTGGCTGGCGCCCGCTTCCAAGGCGCTCATGTGGCCCGCATTGCGCTCAAACTCA